In Dolichospermum flos-aquae CCAP 1403/13F, the following proteins share a genomic window:
- a CDS encoding ABC transporter ATP-binding protein: MTAVGIEVNNLNFFWPNGEQVIKSCSLQVPKGEFWMLLGTNGSGKSTLLRLIAGLLAPQSGEVMVSPPVGFVFQNPDHQLVMPTVGADVAFGLVAEKLQPAMVKARVEEALGAVNLLSLQRRPIYALSGGQKQRVAIAGAIARHCDVLLLDEPTALLDPDSQLDLVASVRNLVKSRGITALWVTHRLEELNYCDGAFLLEKGGLVDSGAAERLKQRLIQVHH; encoded by the coding sequence ATGACAGCAGTGGGCATTGAAGTTAATAATTTAAACTTCTTTTGGCCTAATGGGGAGCAAGTGATCAAATCTTGCTCTCTTCAAGTACCTAAAGGTGAGTTTTGGATGCTTCTGGGGACAAATGGCAGTGGTAAATCTACGCTTCTGAGATTAATAGCGGGTTTATTAGCTCCTCAATCTGGGGAAGTTATGGTTTCACCTCCTGTTGGTTTTGTGTTCCAAAATCCTGATCATCAATTGGTCATGCCAACGGTTGGTGCAGATGTGGCTTTTGGCTTGGTGGCGGAAAAGTTACAACCTGCTATGGTGAAGGCTAGGGTTGAGGAAGCTTTAGGGGCAGTAAATTTATTGTCTCTACAGCGACGACCTATTTACGCCCTTTCTGGGGGACAAAAACAACGGGTGGCTATTGCTGGAGCGATCGCTCGTCACTGTGATGTTTTATTATTAGATGAACCCACTGCTTTACTAGATCCAGATAGTCAACTCGATTTAGTCGCTAGTGTGCGTAATTTAGTTAAAAGTCGCGGGATTACGGCTTTGTGGGTAACTCATCGGTTAGAAGAGTTAAATTACTGTGATGGTGCTTTTTTATTGGAAAAAGGTGGTTTAGTTGATTCCGGTGCGGCAGAACGGCTCAAACAGCGATTAATTCAAGTACACCATTAG
- a CDS encoding NYN domain-containing protein, whose translation MSRSIVPAVLLVDGYNIIGAWPCLIKTRDYAGLEAARGELVEAMTNYSAFQGYDTQVVFDAQYQNTPSNRETITDFLTVHYTDFGQTADTYIEKTCASLRHQIAQSLLSRMIVATSDRAQQLTVQGYGAEWLSAHQLCGEVETTVCRMRHRYQSQKQPKSRFLMNGIDAKARQRLTELRMGL comes from the coding sequence ATGTCTCGTTCCATAGTCCCGGCCGTTCTCTTAGTAGACGGTTACAATATTATAGGCGCTTGGCCTTGCTTGATAAAAACCCGTGATTATGCCGGACTTGAGGCTGCACGGGGTGAGTTGGTGGAAGCAATGACTAATTATAGTGCTTTCCAAGGTTATGACACTCAGGTAGTGTTTGATGCTCAATATCAAAACACTCCTAGCAACAGAGAAACTATTACAGATTTTTTAACAGTACATTATACGGATTTTGGCCAGACCGCAGACACATATATCGAAAAAACCTGTGCGTCTCTCCGTCACCAAATAGCCCAATCTTTACTTTCTCGGATGATTGTCGCTACATCAGATCGGGCGCAGCAGTTAACAGTTCAAGGATATGGTGCGGAATGGTTGTCAGCGCATCAGCTATGCGGTGAAGTGGAAACTACTGTTTGTCGGATGCGCCATAGGTATCAGTCACAGAAACAACCTAAAAGTAGATTTCTGATGAATGGAATTGATGCTAAAGCCAGACAAAGACTAACGGAATTACGCATGGGATTATAG
- a CDS encoding TonB-dependent receptor plug domain-containing protein: MNKSCFFLPVSLLSLLVVVPVVAADHQNTVNSDIPSLNEIELPTTNAELLTQQPAVNEVKQEPTPEPDLNPTNDPDISIETIGEKDILPESTPTYVIEKAEIQKQGATSVADVLKKMPGFAINDVGHGADIHTGTYYRGASINQSVFLINGRPINTNISTYHGGTDLNSIPVEAIERVELYSGTAASLYGSSAFGGVVNIITKEGYGKPKLTGSAEFGSLNLNNQQVTYGGSTNKVKYNFSFERFFIDNRYLVPVGAANRDTQGYLFNADTATSTYFGSVGIDLDPKNSLNLDVTTLSSRRGLIYFGFPLQKDRLDHDGLNLGLSWKTRLGKEENSNLTTTLGYNRDYFSTYGPTGATFYRTGILDTQQFKTRIDHEWKITPNNQLRWGLDLKNTDLIGDVISTNPALISKNEKEDRSVLNTALFAVNTWKISDAFQTDLGVRQNFDSQFGNYFHPSFGLRYAVNPAIALRGSWAGAQRNPGLDQLYVFDTVHNWNPNPDLKPEIGSTWTAGVDMRLSEKLLGKFTYFGNSLDNRLGVINGKWQNIGLVDTNGLEAALQLKIAREWSTFLNYTYTDAQIKTGTEKGLQLGLIPYSLLQTGIGYQKNGWQGNLYATYNGGSRRSIFSRNLPGERSTDFAPSFFNLDFSGRIPVSKNLGLTFYLENILGEQYERVNRIYSPGFTFRVGLNSSL, translated from the coding sequence ATGAATAAGAGTTGTTTTTTTCTGCCAGTTTCTTTACTAAGTTTACTGGTAGTTGTTCCTGTCGTGGCTGCTGATCATCAAAATACAGTAAATTCAGATATTCCTAGTTTAAATGAAATCGAATTACCCACCACAAATGCTGAATTATTAACTCAACAACCAGCAGTAAATGAAGTTAAACAAGAACCTACACCGGAACCAGATTTAAATCCTACAAATGATCCGGATATATCTATAGAAACCATTGGCGAAAAAGATATTCTTCCCGAATCTACTCCTACTTATGTAATTGAAAAAGCAGAAATTCAAAAACAGGGTGCAACTAGCGTTGCTGATGTTTTAAAAAAAATGCCCGGTTTTGCTATCAATGATGTTGGACATGGTGCAGATATTCACACAGGTACATACTATCGAGGAGCTTCAATTAATCAGTCTGTATTTCTGATTAATGGCAGACCAATTAATACGAATATCAGTACATATCATGGAGGAACTGATTTAAATAGTATTCCTGTAGAGGCTATTGAAAGAGTTGAATTATATAGCGGTACCGCTGCTTCCTTATATGGTTCTTCAGCCTTTGGCGGAGTTGTCAATATCATTACTAAAGAAGGTTATGGTAAACCTAAATTAACTGGTAGTGCAGAATTTGGCTCATTAAATTTAAATAATCAACAGGTAACTTATGGGGGTTCAACGAATAAAGTTAAATACAACTTTAGCTTTGAAAGATTTTTTATAGATAACCGTTATCTTGTTCCTGTTGGTGCAGCAAATCGTGATACCCAGGGATATTTATTTAATGCTGATACAGCTACAAGCACTTATTTTGGTAGCGTCGGAATAGATTTAGATCCTAAAAACTCTTTGAATTTAGATGTAACTACACTTAGTAGTCGTCGGGGGTTAATTTATTTCGGTTTCCCTTTACAAAAAGACCGATTAGATCATGATGGTTTAAATCTTGGCTTATCTTGGAAAACTCGACTTGGTAAGGAAGAAAATTCTAATTTAACAACTACATTGGGTTATAACCGAGACTATTTTAGCACTTATGGACCAACTGGGGCAACATTTTACAGAACCGGAATTTTAGATACTCAACAATTCAAAACTCGGATAGATCATGAATGGAAAATTACTCCAAATAATCAATTACGATGGGGGTTGGATTTAAAAAATACTGATTTAATTGGTGATGTTATTAGTACAAATCCTGCCCTAATTTCTAAAAACGAAAAAGAAGATAGAAGTGTTTTGAATACGGCTTTATTTGCTGTGAATACTTGGAAAATTAGCGATGCTTTCCAAACTGATTTAGGAGTAAGACAAAACTTTGATAGCCAATTTGGGAATTATTTTCATCCTAGTTTTGGTTTACGTTATGCTGTTAATCCAGCTATTGCATTGCGTGGAAGTTGGGCAGGGGCGCAACGCAATCCTGGGTTGGATCAATTATATGTTTTTGATACGGTTCATAATTGGAATCCTAACCCAGATTTAAAACCAGAAATTGGTTCTACTTGGACTGCGGGAGTAGATATGAGATTGTCGGAAAAATTGTTAGGAAAATTTACTTATTTTGGCAATAGTTTAGATAATCGTTTGGGCGTAATTAATGGGAAATGGCAAAATATTGGTTTAGTTGATACTAATGGTTTAGAAGCAGCATTGCAATTAAAAATTGCCCGTGAGTGGTCAACTTTTCTCAACTACACTTATACAGATGCTCAAATCAAAACTGGCACTGAAAAAGGATTACAGTTAGGGTTAATTCCCTACTCTTTGCTGCAAACTGGAATTGGTTATCAAAAGAATGGGTGGCAAGGCAATTTATATGCTACTTATAATGGTGGTTCTCGTCGTTCTATTTTTAGTAGAAATCTACCGGGAGAAAGAAGTACAGATTTTGCACCGTCTTTCTTTAATTTAGATTTTAGTGGCCGGATTCCTGTCAGTAAAAATTTGGGACTAACTTTTTACCTAGAAAATATTCTGGGTGAACAATATGAACGAGTTAATCGGATTTATAGCCCTGGTTTTACTTTCCGTGTGGGTTTAAATTCTAGTTTATAA
- a CDS encoding glycosyltransferase, producing MKKKPLRIALFTGLYAPFLTGVSVAVHQRVHWLLKQGHEVFLIHPEINNKYPKQVGNRPMSGIEELETFINFSSYSFPTEPLIFYKSLPQPLNYRHWSDTKLLSHFQPDIIIVEEAPQMRGLYSGFLQGYGRSVGVEYAKRTKTPIISVFHTDIIAYIQYYFGNLFFNLVRPFLPILVKQFSETYDLSLFCSRGQLAKYKKLKAQRSEYLPYQGIDCEKFHPRNICYDPIPDDKRPTLLFVGRITAEKNVSQLLDIYPLIAAKIPDVHLVIIGSGPLDAEIRRRAAKFPNGVTFWGESHGQELLGWFARADIFVNPSVTENFCTTTNEALASGTPVVAALAPSTTEQVISGVNGFLAAPNSPQDFAQKVITILENPDLKNQLTAQARPSILEFDWSACTQKFENKLYELVNIRRKIDI from the coding sequence ATGAAAAAGAAACCTCTTCGTATTGCTTTATTTACAGGATTATATGCTCCATTTTTAACAGGAGTTTCTGTCGCTGTTCATCAACGAGTTCACTGGCTATTAAAACAAGGACATGAAGTTTTTTTAATCCACCCAGAAATCAATAATAAATATCCTAAACAAGTGGGAAATCGTCCCATGTCGGGAATAGAAGAACTAGAAACTTTTATCAATTTTTCTTCCTATTCATTTCCGACAGAACCACTGATATTTTATAAATCTTTACCCCAACCATTAAACTATCGTCATTGGAGTGATACAAAATTACTTAGTCACTTTCAACCTGATATTATCATTGTGGAAGAAGCTCCACAAATGAGAGGTTTATATTCCGGCTTCTTACAAGGTTATGGACGCTCTGTGGGAGTAGAATACGCAAAAAGAACAAAGACACCCATTATTTCAGTTTTTCATACAGATATCATTGCCTATATCCAATATTATTTCGGGAATTTGTTCTTTAATTTGGTGCGTCCTTTCCTACCAATTTTAGTAAAACAGTTCAGTGAAACCTACGATTTAAGTTTATTTTGTTCCCGTGGACAATTAGCTAAATACAAAAAATTAAAAGCTCAACGAAGTGAATATCTTCCCTATCAAGGAATTGATTGTGAGAAATTTCATCCCCGAAATATTTGTTATGATCCAATTCCTGATGATAAACGCCCAACTCTTTTATTTGTGGGACGCATTACCGCAGAAAAAAATGTTAGTCAACTATTAGATATTTATCCTCTAATTGCTGCCAAAATTCCTGATGTTCATTTAGTAATTATTGGTAGTGGTCCATTAGATGCAGAAATTCGCCGTCGCGCTGCAAAGTTCCCCAATGGCGTAACTTTTTGGGGTGAATCTCATGGTCAGGAACTTTTAGGATGGTTTGCCAGAGCAGATATATTTGTTAACCCTTCAGTTACAGAAAATTTCTGTACTACAACTAACGAAGCTCTTGCTTCTGGAACTCCAGTAGTAGCGGCTCTTGCACCTTCAACAACTGAACAGGTAATTTCTGGAGTGAATGGTTTTCTAGCTGCACCTAATAGCCCTCAAGACTTTGCTCAAAAGGTAATTACCATTCTGGAAAATCCTGATCTTAAAAATCAATTAACTGCACAAGCACGTCCTTCAATTCTGGAATTTGATTGGTCAGCTTGTACCCAAAAGTTTGAAAATAAGCTTTACGAATTAGTTAATATCCGTCGAAAGATAGATATCTAA
- a CDS encoding glycosyltransferase: protein MPDFMIFLSKSLFGWLVIQTCLTLVFLWYLRSHKPKSLPDEQLPKTAVILCLRGADPFLPNCLRSLLQQNYPEYDLKLIIDSKEDPAFKIATETINQLGATNVEISTLRAVRHNCSLKCSSLVQAVSDLDNAYPIIAFIDADTVAHPNWLRELVTPLIDDQVGLTTGNRWYVPTGNYWGSLVRYSGNVSTVVQMFLFQIPWGGTLAIKTEVLNRIKLLDKWGEVLTDDMLLHKLIKQEKLQIKFIPSLLMLNREESSLRNLLESLKRLIIGSKLYHPRWLAIISEAYSSIIVPNVVIIVIFQLLLEAQWDAAALLFSVYISYTIGLVLLMLLMEFGIHQVLHNQGEKIPKLSPLIILKMLIVIPLTQWVYGLTILSSLWVSTITWRGLTYRIKGRENIRLIEYRPYQWLDQPIDPKTSL from the coding sequence ATGCCAGATTTTATGATATTTCTATCTAAGTCTTTGTTCGGTTGGCTGGTAATTCAAACTTGTTTAACGTTAGTATTTTTATGGTATTTACGTTCACACAAACCCAAGTCATTACCAGATGAACAGTTACCAAAAACGGCAGTAATCCTCTGTTTGCGGGGGGCTGATCCTTTTTTACCTAATTGTTTGCGATCGCTGTTACAACAAAATTACCCAGAATATGATTTAAAGCTAATCATTGATAGTAAAGAAGATCCAGCTTTTAAAATTGCCACCGAAACCATCAATCAACTGGGTGCAACTAACGTCGAAATTAGCACATTAAGAGCAGTTCGTCATAATTGTAGTCTTAAATGTAGTTCTCTAGTTCAAGCTGTTTCTGATTTGGATAATGCTTATCCAATTATAGCTTTTATAGATGCTGATACCGTAGCTCATCCTAATTGGTTACGAGAATTAGTTACCCCCCTCATTGATGATCAAGTTGGACTAACAACCGGAAATCGTTGGTATGTTCCCACAGGTAATTATTGGGGTTCATTAGTTCGCTACTCCGGTAACGTTTCCACCGTAGTGCAAATGTTTCTCTTTCAGATTCCTTGGGGTGGAACATTAGCTATCAAAACAGAAGTATTAAACCGCATCAAACTTTTAGATAAGTGGGGGGAAGTATTAACAGATGATATGCTTCTCCATAAACTTATCAAGCAAGAAAAGTTGCAAATCAAATTTATTCCTTCTTTATTGATGCTAAATCGGGAAGAAAGTAGTCTACGTAACTTACTAGAATCATTAAAAAGGTTAATAATTGGTTCTAAACTTTATCATCCCCGGTGGTTAGCCATAATCAGTGAAGCATATTCTAGTATCATCGTCCCCAATGTAGTCATCATCGTTATTTTCCAGCTATTGCTGGAGGCTCAATGGGACGCTGCGGCTTTATTATTTTCCGTCTATATCTCCTACACCATTGGCTTAGTTTTATTAATGCTATTGATGGAATTTGGCATACATCAAGTGCTGCACAATCAAGGTGAAAAAATACCAAAATTGTCACCTTTAATTATCCTGAAAATGTTGATAGTTATTCCCCTAACACAATGGGTTTACGGGTTAACAATATTATCTTCTTTGTGGGTATCAACAATTACTTGGCGTGGACTGACTTATCGCATTAAAGGACGTGAAAATATTCGGTTAATTGAATACCGTCCTTACCAATGGCTAGATCAACCAATTGATCCCAAAACATCTCTTTAA
- a CDS encoding DUF2141 domain-containing protein — MLKIVNLLIATLLTISFAEAAQAESTTSLTVVVNGIRNKTGEICMRVYNSEKGFPNNAKSEVKSGCTQITGNSVKQVFSGLKPGTYAVAVVDDQNGDHKLNKDFFGIPKEGFGISKNPTVSISTGSPKFNNSSFKVDKNTTINIFLKYSLDP, encoded by the coding sequence ATGTTAAAAATTGTGAATCTGTTGATTGCTACGTTACTAACTATCAGTTTTGCAGAAGCAGCCCAGGCTGAATCAACAACATCTTTAACTGTTGTTGTTAATGGCATTCGTAACAAAACTGGGGAAATTTGTATGAGAGTTTATAACTCTGAAAAAGGATTTCCCAATAATGCTAAAAGTGAAGTTAAAAGCGGTTGTACTCAAATTACAGGCAATTCTGTAAAGCAGGTATTTTCTGGATTAAAACCTGGTACTTATGCTGTAGCTGTAGTTGATGATCAAAATGGTGATCACAAACTCAATAAAGACTTTTTTGGCATTCCTAAAGAAGGTTTTGGGATTTCTAAAAATCCTACTGTTTCTATCAGCACTGGCTCACCAAAGTTCAATAATTCCAGTTTCAAGGTTGACAAGAATACTACCATTAACATCTTTCTCAAATATTCTCTTGATCCCTAA
- a CDS encoding NAD-dependent epimerase/dehydratase family protein, whose translation MNFQNKTLLITGIDEFIGLRAAELAIAQGMKVKGIQSSQVKDQTAQKLGVEIFVGNITDPAICSKACQGVDIVLHNAQLAEEAGDIKHFREINVSGTINIAKAAKQAGVKTFVHLSTALVYGFDYSDKVTESGVLSGENNAYCQTKIEAEIEVLKLNNAPEFGVIVIRAGDVYGPGSLPWIVRPIQMMRQKLFAYANEGKGVMNHLYVDNLIDAIFLAIEKSAYGEVFNITDGKETSWKEYFIHLASLENLPAPMSLPKEEMKLFLKVRLQGQKLFRKKADILPESVDFMSRPYAYSIAKAQNILNYQAKIDLAEGMRRTNEWLQKTDIQKLMK comes from the coding sequence ATGAACTTCCAAAACAAAACTCTGCTGATTACTGGAATTGACGAATTTATTGGTTTACGTGCAGCCGAATTAGCCATAGCACAAGGCATGAAAGTTAAAGGTATCCAAAGTTCTCAAGTTAAAGATCAAACAGCCCAAAAGTTAGGTGTAGAAATTTTTGTCGGTAATATCACTGACCCGGCAATTTGCTCAAAAGCTTGTCAGGGAGTAGATATAGTTTTACACAATGCTCAACTTGCCGAAGAAGCCGGGGATATTAAGCATTTTCGAGAAATAAATGTTAGCGGTACTATAAACATTGCTAAGGCTGCTAAACAAGCTGGTGTGAAGACATTTGTTCATCTGTCTACTGCTTTAGTATATGGGTTTGATTACTCAGATAAAGTCACAGAATCAGGTGTGCTTTCTGGTGAAAACAATGCTTATTGTCAAACAAAAATTGAAGCGGAAATCGAAGTTTTAAAACTTAATAATGCTCCAGAATTTGGAGTAATTGTTATTCGGGCTGGAGATGTTTATGGGCCAGGAAGTCTGCCTTGGATTGTGCGGCCAATTCAGATGATGCGACAAAAATTATTTGCCTATGCTAATGAAGGCAAGGGTGTGATGAATCATCTATATGTAGATAACCTAATTGATGCCATCTTTTTAGCCATAGAAAAATCCGCTTATGGAGAGGTTTTTAACATTACCGACGGTAAAGAAACTTCCTGGAAAGAGTATTTTATTCATTTAGCATCATTGGAAAATTTACCAGCACCAATGTCTTTACCTAAAGAGGAAATGAAATTATTTTTGAAAGTGCGTCTTCAGGGGCAAAAACTATTTCGTAAAAAAGCTGATATTCTCCCAGAATCAGTTGATTTTATGAGTCGTCCTTATGCCTATTCTATTGCAAAGGCGCAAAATATTTTGAATTATCAAGCAAAAATTGATTTAGCAGAAGGAATGCGCCGCACCAATGAATGGTTGCAAAAAACTGACATTCAAAAACTGATGAAATAG
- the devC gene encoding ABC transporter permease DevC → MNFKIPLGWLQLVQQKLRFVIAVAGIGFIVLLMFIQLGFQDALYSSATALHQRLHGDLFLVSSQYKSLTAIQSFSRTRLYQTLGFDGVDSVSSIYLQFAKLKNPVSGEKYSIYVIGFDPGKSVLDIPEVQQNLDKLKISDVMLFDRDARPEFGPIAELFNQGNTEQPIEIFPFDAVKGYRVRVGGLFSLGPSFGVDGNLIVSDSTFLRINPNSRPVEKIDMGVIKLKDGADIKQVLANLKANLPNDVKIFTRQEFIDFEKQYWSVRTPIGFILNLMLIMASVVGVVIVYQILYSNIATQFIAYATLKAIGYANGYLLNVVFQQALILALLGYIPGFIVSIGLYDFAMKATKLPIMMTSNNALLVLVSTVLICITSGALAINKLRSADPADSF, encoded by the coding sequence ATGAATTTCAAAATTCCTTTAGGATGGCTACAGCTTGTCCAACAGAAACTTCGTTTTGTGATAGCTGTAGCCGGAATTGGCTTTATTGTGCTGTTAATGTTTATCCAACTTGGTTTCCAAGATGCACTATATTCTAGCGCTACAGCACTACATCAACGATTGCATGGTGATTTGTTTTTAGTTAGTTCTCAATACAAATCTTTGACAGCAATTCAAAGTTTTTCTCGCACTCGGTTATACCAAACTTTAGGGTTTGATGGTGTTGATTCAGTTAGTTCAATTTATTTGCAATTTGCAAAATTAAAAAATCCCGTTAGTGGTGAAAAATATTCAATTTATGTCATTGGTTTTGACCCTGGAAAATCCGTGCTAGATATTCCAGAAGTTCAACAAAATTTGGATAAACTCAAAATCTCTGATGTCATGCTATTTGATAGAGATGCCCGTCCAGAATTTGGACCCATAGCCGAATTATTTAATCAGGGAAATACTGAACAGCCAATTGAAATATTTCCCTTTGATGCTGTCAAAGGTTATCGAGTCAGAGTTGGTGGTTTATTTAGTTTAGGACCTTCCTTTGGTGTAGATGGTAATTTAATTGTGAGCGATTCGACTTTTTTAAGAATAAATCCCAATAGCCGTCCAGTTGAAAAAATAGATATGGGGGTAATTAAACTCAAAGACGGTGCTGATATAAAACAGGTTTTAGCCAATTTAAAAGCCAATCTACCAAATGATGTAAAAATATTCACTCGTCAAGAATTTATTGATTTTGAAAAACAATATTGGTCAGTCAGAACCCCCATTGGTTTTATTCTGAACTTGATGCTAATTATGGCTTCTGTAGTCGGTGTGGTAATTGTTTACCAAATTTTGTATAGCAATATCGCCACTCAATTTATTGCCTACGCAACTTTAAAAGCTATTGGTTATGCTAATGGATATTTATTAAATGTTGTTTTTCAACAAGCATTAATCTTAGCATTATTAGGTTATATTCCTGGCTTCATTGTTTCCATTGGTTTGTATGATTTTGCCATGAAAGCAACTAAATTACCGATCATGATGACAAGTAATAATGCCTTACTTGTTCTGGTATCTACAGTCTTAATTTGCATCACCTCTGGAGCGTTAGCTATTAATAAACTCCGTTCTGCTGATCCGGCTGATAGTTTCTAG
- a CDS encoding ABC exporter membrane fusion protein, whose protein sequence is MAVNKERQLFNLTALKWRIILATSLTFSTGLVSLYIFHQLKINSQTQSSAIAPIIKSQPIPVKVAVTALGRLQPQDKITYLSAPNSINGVRVEKLLVKEGDDVKKGQVLAYLENYARSQAAIQQAFDKLLIARTKLAQVQAGAKTGDINAQKATITRLNSQFKGDIAAQAATINRIRAEVENAQKESNRYRQLSKDGAVSASVFDSKNLVLKTTQQQLKEAEATLKRTQDTFQDQIKEGKSKLNSIKEVRTVDVELAKSEIKSAETAVQQAKADHDLTYIAATINGTVLRINARNGEVIGTSGFAEIGNTSKMQVLAEVYQTDIQNVRVGQKAIITSTTFPGKLQGTVREVGWQVNKQGIFSINPNSDADRRVIEVKISIDNPTDSQKISRLTNLQVDVAIQI, encoded by the coding sequence ATGGCAGTAAATAAAGAACGCCAATTATTCAACCTAACTGCGTTAAAGTGGAGAATAATTCTGGCAACTTCTCTAACTTTCTCTACGGGTTTAGTATCTTTATACATTTTTCATCAATTAAAGATAAATTCCCAGACTCAATCTTCTGCTATTGCTCCCATTATTAAATCTCAACCCATTCCCGTTAAAGTTGCCGTAACTGCTTTAGGAAGATTGCAACCACAAGATAAAATTACTTATTTATCTGCTCCTAATTCTATCAATGGTGTACGAGTAGAAAAACTGTTGGTCAAGGAAGGAGATGATGTTAAAAAAGGACAAGTATTAGCTTATCTAGAAAACTATGCTCGTTCTCAAGCAGCTATCCAACAGGCATTTGATAAATTGTTAATTGCCAGAACTAAACTTGCACAGGTACAAGCTGGAGCAAAAACTGGAGATATCAATGCTCAAAAAGCCACAATTACCAGGTTAAATTCTCAATTTAAAGGAGACATTGCGGCTCAAGCAGCAACAATTAACCGCATTCGGGCTGAAGTTGAAAATGCTCAAAAAGAGAGTAATCGCTATCGGCAATTATCAAAAGACGGTGCTGTTTCTGCTTCTGTTTTTGATAGTAAAAATTTAGTTCTCAAAACTACACAACAGCAGTTAAAAGAAGCTGAAGCTACTCTCAAACGGACACAAGATACTTTCCAAGATCAAATCAAAGAAGGAAAATCCAAACTTAATAGTATTAAAGAAGTTAGAACCGTAGATGTAGAGTTAGCAAAAAGTGAAATCAAAAGCGCGGAAACGGCAGTGCAACAAGCCAAAGCTGACCATGATTTAACTTACATTGCTGCTACTATAAATGGTACAGTTTTGCGAATTAATGCCAGAAATGGCGAAGTAATTGGTACTTCCGGTTTTGCAGAAATTGGCAATACATCAAAAATGCAAGTTCTAGCAGAAGTGTATCAAACTGATATTCAAAATGTTCGAGTTGGACAAAAAGCTATCATTACCAGCACCACATTTCCCGGCAAATTACAAGGAACTGTCCGAGAAGTTGGTTGGCAAGTTAATAAACAAGGCATCTTTAGTATTAATCCCAATTCTGATGCAGACCGCAGAGTAATTGAAGTCAAAATATCTATTGATAATCCCACCGATAGTCAAAAGATATCGAGATTAACTAACTTGCAAGTTGATGTTGCAATCCAGATTTAG